From Labeo rohita strain BAU-BD-2019 chromosome 18, IGBB_LRoh.1.0, whole genome shotgun sequence, the proteins below share one genomic window:
- the tspan18b gene encoding LOW QUALITY PROTEIN: tetraspanin-18b (The sequence of the model RefSeq protein was modified relative to this genomic sequence to represent the inferred CDS: deleted 1 base in 1 codon): protein MGLGEASARGTSMEGDCLSCIKYLMFVFNFLIFLGGSFLLGVGVWVVVDPTGFREIVAANPLLFTGVYIILAMGGMLFLLGFLGCCGAIRENKCLLLFFFMLILIIFLAELAAAILAFIFREHLTREYFTKELKKHYQGYNNTDVFTSTWNAIMTTFDCCGVNSPEDFEESIFRFINPGEVVPEACCRRNSHLGEVGFSNRDECLSGSMLYRNNKGCYSAVVDYFEMYIYVAGALAIVVLTIELFAMVFAMCLFRGIQ, encoded by the exons GGGCTCGGGGAGGCTTCAGCGAGGGGGACGAGCATGGAAGGAGACTGCCTCAGCTGCATCAAGTACCTCATGTTTGTCTTCAACTTCCTTATCTTT CTGGGTGGCTCCTTCCTCCTTGGTGTTGGGGTGTGGGTTGTGGTGGACCCCACAGGTTTTAGGGAGATAGTGGCCGCCAAC CCCCTTCTCTTCACGGGCGTCTACATCATCCTGGCCATGGGGGGCATGCTTTTCCTGCTGGGCTTCCTGGGCTGCTGCGGAGCCATACGAGAAAACaagtgtttgctgcttttt TTCTTCATGCTGATCCTCATTATATTCCTGGCAGAGCTGGCGGCAGCCATTCTCGCCTTCATCTTCCGGGAACAT tTGACCAGAGAATACTTCACTAAGGAACTGAAGAAGCACTACCAAGGCTACAACAACACTGATGTCTTCACATCAACGTGGAACGCCATTATGACTACA TTTGACTGCTGTGGAGTGAACAGTCCAGAAGACTTTGAGGAAAGCATCTTCAGGTTTATAAACCCCGGTGAAGTGGTGCCTGAGGCCTGCTGTCGTAGGAACAGTCATCTTGGAGAAGTAGGGTTCAGTAACAGGGACGAATGCCTGTCCGGCAGCATGCTGTACCGGAACAACAAG GGCTGCTATTCAGCGGTTGTGGACTACTTTGAGATGTACATCTATGTTGCTGGTGCCCTGGCTATTGTTGTACTCACGATTGAG CTTTTCGCAATGGTGTTCGCCATGTGTCTGTTCAGGGGCATCCAATAG